Genomic window (Candidatus Aminicenantes bacterium):
GGAGGAATTTCTCCGCCTGGCCGACGCCGACGTTCGCCGCAGCCTGGACGGGCTCGGCCTGCGCAAGCGGGCCGAAGCCAACACCCGGGCCCTTTTGACTCGGGTCCTGATCCGATTCGGCTTCCAAGTCGTCGACTTGGAGTTCACGGACGCGGGCCCCTTGACCTTCAAGGCCTACGAGTGAGGAGCGCCATGAGAGAACGACGCCCCCGCCCGCCCCATTCTGCGGCCGCCTCCTTCCTCAAGGCTCTGCTCTGGACGGCGGCCGTACTGTTGGCCGGATTTCTGGCCATGCGCTATGTCTTTCACCTTGATTTCGGGTTCTTCCGCGAGACTCTGACTTTCAAGCCCACCGCCCTGACCCTGGACGACGTCAAGGCCGTGGAATATCTCATCACGGCCGAGTACTACGGCGAGGTCATCGGCACGGCCCGCAATTATTTCGTCCGCACGGCCGTCCCCGAGGCCGAGAAGGTTCTCCTGCGTCTGATGAACGAGTCCAATCCGGCCGGGCTCGTGCTGACCCCGGGCGAGGAGCTGCTGTTGGATGCCGTGCGCGGCGCCCTGATCCGGCGCGGCATCATGAATCCCCGGCTGGCCGAACGGTCCTTCGACCGGGCCTATCTGATCACCCTGGTCAAGCCCGAGCTCATGGACAACCGCTTCACGCCCGCCTTCGCCGACCTGATGGTCGAGTCCCTGCTGGCCCGGCGCGACCTCGCCTATCTGGCCCGCGGTGTCGTCCAGGCCGGCTACGATCTGGCCAAGATCGGCCCAGCCGGGTTCTTCCTCTGCCCGGTCACCGGGACCGTTTTCATCCAAGCCGAGCCCGAGATTCTGAGCAAGGACATCAACCCCTGGCTCATTTACGACGAAGCCGGAAAAGTCTTCGTCAAGGGCTTCGAGATCATCTCCCAAGCCGGCATCGATCTCGAAGCCGACGACGCCATCGAGTTCATCAAGGCGGTCAAAGAGGAATGCCGGCGACGGCTGTTGGACGACGCCCAACGGGAGGGGATTCGCGAGCGGGCCCGGTCATCGGCCGAGGAAACGCTGGCCAATCTCTTCCGGATGATCGATCCCTCGATTAAGGCCGTCGTCCTCGTCCCCCCCGATGAGTTCGCGGCGGCCAAGGCGGGCTGCGCCCCGGCCGCGAAGTGAGTCGCTGATCCCTTTG
Coding sequences:
- a CDS encoding DUF4230 domain-containing protein, with the protein product MRERRPRPPHSAAASFLKALLWTAAVLLAGFLAMRYVFHLDFGFFRETLTFKPTALTLDDVKAVEYLITAEYYGEVIGTARNYFVRTAVPEAEKVLLRLMNESNPAGLVLTPGEELLLDAVRGALIRRGIMNPRLAERSFDRAYLITLVKPELMDNRFTPAFADLMVESLLARRDLAYLARGVVQAGYDLAKIGPAGFFLCPVTGTVFIQAEPEILSKDINPWLIYDEAGKVFVKGFEIISQAGIDLEADDAIEFIKAVKEECRRRLLDDAQREGIRERARSSAEETLANLFRMIDPSIKAVVLVPPDEFAAAKAGCAPAAK